The region TATACCATccttttttacatgtttatttaatgtttcttttcatgtctcgtttacatgtgtttttatgtttttcaagtgaatattacattttttaattggaAAACTTAATAATATGCTGTTGGATTCCAAagtttaaaaactttttttttttttttaccttgcagcctaaatgtaattgttttctGGATCATTCGTTTCatcttataatatttttttattattgttattgttgtaaaTCAACAGATTTATAacaatttatcaatttattttctccattattattcttattacatgtttattttatgtttcttttcatgtctcgttcttcatgtgtgtttatgtttttaagtgaatattacatttctttaagtggaaaaaaaatctcgCATCACGTGATTAAAGGACCCGGAAGTATAATGTTTGCCAGACAGACGgctggctagctagctagctagctgggcattttaacctttaaccatGGTTTTAACGAGAGTAGGTCACAGTAGAGATGAAACGTTAATAATGTAATAGATAAagtgcattttaatgttgcttttGCTTTGTGTTGAACCCCAGAGAAATGAAGTGAAACACTGaaatagtttattttgaagCTAAGCCGTCGATCCGACGACAACACTGGTTTGTTTATGGACAAAGAGAAGAGCAGCGACACTGTGAGTACAAGACCACCTTATGGGAACCAATGTCTGCAGCTAAGCGTTTTATTTACTGTCAAACACACAGTAACCTGGACTTTATGCATTCAGACTGTGAAACTCTGCCTTGTACTTCTCACAGAGAGCTCAGTGCTCCTGGATGGAGATGCATCAGTTCATTGGTGACCTCCTCACATCTGGAAACGCCTTGAAGGATCAGCCAGATGTGCTGATGAACGCAGCATGGGgcgtggctgctgctgctggaggtggtggtgttggtggtggtggtggtggtgctggaggTGGTGGTGATGCTCTGCGGTTCAAAGCTGCTTCACTTGAACCTCCACAACAACAACCTCCTCGACCTGCCAGGGACAAGTCCGAGGTTGGACAGATCCAGCCTGGGGCCCcacagaggaagggagagaccAGAGCTCGGAGAGAAGgttagacagcccacaaaataaagattgttttaataattttcaTGTGTAATTTTCATtgtaattcatatttttctttttctatataGATGTGCATAATGCCTGCACCTGCCCTGGCTGCCCTTACTCCACTTCTTCCTTTGAGACTTTAAAAGCCAGACAATCTTTGTCCTCGTCCCAGCGCTCGGATGCAGCGTGCCAGCCCAAAGACCTCAGCAGTGCTGCTCCGGTGAGCCTCAGCATGTGCTTACCGGACACCCCCGAACCGAGCAGCACCACCTCTGATCTGGAGACAAGGGCGTCCGGCAGACCGCAGAGGGAGGATGCAGACAAAGGGACTCAGAGTTCAGACCACACTCCTCCTCCAAGAGCGTCCTCCGGCTCCGTGTCCcacctctctgtgtttccttGCTTGTGTTGCCATCGCAGTCTACAAACCTGCAGCCAGATACTGAGCCACCAGCAAGGCACGGACTCCCCGTTTTCTCACAGCCATCATCCTTTCCATCACCACCATTGTCCTATGACCTCTTGTTTACCCTGCCCTCAGCTCGCCCGCTCTCATGCTCCACAGCTCTCGGGCACTTTCCCCTGCTTGCCTTGCCAGCACTCCTTTCCCACCTGTACTCAGGCCTGCCACCACCagcacagacaaacacaacaacaacaagaggaAAGAGGCAGGCCGGCTACGACCATGTTGTCGCTACATCCCTGCATGCACTGCTCTGCCTCTTTTTCCAGACCGTCCCAGTTGCTGCAGCACCAGCGCTCCGAGCACGCCCTCAAACCGTCCGGCTTCCTCTGCACAGAGTGCGGCAGGGCCTTCAACTCGCACAGCAACCTCCGCATCCACCTCAACGTGCACACCGGTGCCCGGCCCTACACCTGCTCTGACTGCGGGAAGAGTTTCAGCCAGTCGGGGGCTCTGAAGATCCACAGGCGGATTCACACTGGTGAAAGGCCGTATACCTGTGGATTTTGCGGCAGGGGGTTTCCCCACCTGGCGGGGGTCCGGGCCCATCAGAGGacccacacaggagagaagccCTACTGCTGTAGCCAGTGTGGGAAATGTTTCACCCAGTCAGGAGCTCTTAAGATCCACATGCGcatccacacaggagagagacCCTTCATCTGCAGCTTCTGCGGGAAAGGCTTCTCCAACCGCTCCGGGATCCGCTTCCACTACCGCACGGTCCACGGACTGGCCCCCGAACACGCCGGAGAAGCCGGAGCAGGCCGGGGTTATCCTCCCGGGCGTCCCAGGACTTTTCCCCCAGCCAGCGTTGGGCTAAATACACCAGATAGCAACTCACATACAGCTCCAAATTCGAGAGAGCCTCCTGCGTCGACCGCTGCTCATCCTGGTAATGAGAGCAAATCTCAGTCAGAGGGAGCGAACCCGGGTGGCAGCAGAGAGGGGCTCCTCTATGCATGTGAAGACTGTGGCCTGCGCTTTAAGGATGCTCCATCAAGGAACAGACACCAGACAGTGATGCACTACTCctctgaggagagagaggcggaGGGGCAGAGGAAAGAGTTAAGCACAAACGAGACGGTCCGTGATAACGGTGGAGAGTGAATTAATATCGTTGGGAGGGCTGTCGACCAAAGAAATTGTTCGTCGACTAACACTCGATTAGATTTAATCGAcgaatctgtaaaactgagtttctccacttAAGAATCATACAAAAACACCAATTTAAATCTTGAGTTAACAGAGATGCgctcatacgtttcttggaaataagtcattcagcatgaaaaaagcataaaaaacgactaattgaAGAAATCTTAGACGACTAAAACCAAAAcgaatgattagttgattaattgactaagagggggcagccccaGTTGTTGGTGCGTTACAACAGGCTGAACATAAACAACATCGAAACACCAGAGTAAAACAGTGTTTAAAAACAAGTGTTGAAATTATGTGTGCAATATATTCTGTAGGTAAGTATAGCTCTTTtcaatttgaaaaatctttGATATAGCACTAGCTCAATCGTGCCCGTTTTCACAACAGGTTTTTAGATTTACGatttgatttgaaaaatgtcaaccGATAAGCGATGTATCCAGCTGCCTGTCTGTGCAGATTCATTACTGCTAACAGGCTTCGAGTCTATTTTAAAATAACCTTTAACACCTGCTTCAATCACACACCAGGCAAACTTGTTAAGTATTTCTCTTAATACAGTTGTTTTATTGTGCCTTATTCAGACGTGGAAGAGGTTAGCGAATTCATCGCTAAATGTGACACCACAAAGCTTGTAAAAAGCATTTCTAGaaaattgacattttggaagGTCTTTAAGTCATATTTTCAGACACAACGGCTGTCACCTGACCCTTATTATATTAAAATGCCTTGTAATAGGAAAAAGTATAATTTTCTATCTTCTTGTGTGAACAACAGCAATGTCATATCAGTTTATTAAAAATTAAGTTCTTTAGTAATGTGATCTGTTTAAGACCTGTATCTTCCATACAAAAATCTAAGAAAATCCAATGGACTTTGCATGGCATAgaaaattaagtaaaagtagggAGTACAGTAAGTAACGTTAAGTTGCTGTACAGTGGCAAAAGCCTAACACATATCAAGGCCACGTACTggagtagttttttttaatgttacggttttgtgtcttgctcaaggacactgcAGTCGGTTGAATCCCCGGGGCTCAGAGTCCTCCACCACCTTTGCCTGTTGTGCCTTTCTGTGTTATACTACAATCCAAGCATTTATTTAATAACcaatgtttgtttgttactATGTATGTTATAAATGGATGACAATTATCTGAGGAGTGAGAACCAGCAGACAAATAATTACACAATCCATTACTGTTTAAAGCTCAAGAGAGCCACCTAGTGGTTAAACATAATCATAGCAATAACCACTTTGTTACCATTTAGAGTGCTTcttcaatgtatttttttttttttttttttacaaaacatgtTGAAATTATACATTGTGAGGACAAGTAACATATTCAATCCACTTTGTTTTGCATGAACTTGTTAAATACTCTGCATACATCGCT is a window of Sebastes umbrosus isolate fSebUmb1 chromosome 11, fSebUmb1.pri, whole genome shotgun sequence DNA encoding:
- the si:ch211-79k12.2 gene encoding zinc finger protein 2 homolog isoform X2 translates to MDKEKSSDTRAQCSWMEMHQFIGDLLTSGNALKDQPDVLMNAAWGVAAAAGGGGGGDALRFKAASLEPPQQQPPRPARDKSEVGQIQPGAPQRKGETRARREDVHNACTCPGCPYSTSSFETLKARQSLSSSQRSDAACQPKDLSSAAPVSLSMCLPDTPEPSSTTSDLETRASGRPQREDADKGTQSSDHTPPPRASSGSVSHLSVFPCLCCHRSLQTCSQILSHQQGTDSPFSHSHHPFHHHHCPMTSCLPCPQLARSHAPQLSGTFPCLPCQHSFPTCTQACHHQHRQTQQQQEERGRPATTMLSLHPCMHCSASFSRPSQLLQHQRSEHALKPSGFLCTECGRAFNSHSNLRIHLNVHTGARPYTCSDCGKSFSQSGALKIHRRIHTGERPYTCGFCGRGFPHLAGVRAHQRTHTGEKPYCCSQCGKCFTQSGALKIHMRIHTGERPFICSFCGKGFSNRSGIRFHYRTVHGLAPEHAGEAGAGRGYPPGRPRTFPPASVGLNTPDSNSHTAPNSREPPASTAAHPGNESKSQSEGANPGGSREGLLYACEDCGLRFKDAPSRNRHQTVMHYSSEEREAEGQRKELSTNETVRDNGGE
- the si:ch211-79k12.2 gene encoding zinc finger protein 2 homolog isoform X1 — encoded protein: MDKEKSSDTRAQCSWMEMHQFIGDLLTSGNALKDQPDVLMNAAWGVAAAAGGGGVGGGGGGAGGGGDALRFKAASLEPPQQQPPRPARDKSEVGQIQPGAPQRKGETRARREDVHNACTCPGCPYSTSSFETLKARQSLSSSQRSDAACQPKDLSSAAPVSLSMCLPDTPEPSSTTSDLETRASGRPQREDADKGTQSSDHTPPPRASSGSVSHLSVFPCLCCHRSLQTCSQILSHQQGTDSPFSHSHHPFHHHHCPMTSCLPCPQLARSHAPQLSGTFPCLPCQHSFPTCTQACHHQHRQTQQQQEERGRPATTMLSLHPCMHCSASFSRPSQLLQHQRSEHALKPSGFLCTECGRAFNSHSNLRIHLNVHTGARPYTCSDCGKSFSQSGALKIHRRIHTGERPYTCGFCGRGFPHLAGVRAHQRTHTGEKPYCCSQCGKCFTQSGALKIHMRIHTGERPFICSFCGKGFSNRSGIRFHYRTVHGLAPEHAGEAGAGRGYPPGRPRTFPPASVGLNTPDSNSHTAPNSREPPASTAAHPGNESKSQSEGANPGGSREGLLYACEDCGLRFKDAPSRNRHQTVMHYSSEEREAEGQRKELSTNETVRDNGGE
- the si:ch211-79k12.2 gene encoding oocyte zinc finger protein XlCOF22 isoform X3; translation: MDKEKSSDTRAQCSWMEMHQFIGDLLTSGNALKDQPDVLMNAAWGVAAAAGGGGGDALRFKAASLEPPQQQPPRPARDKSEVGQIQPGAPQRKGETRARREDVHNACTCPGCPYSTSSFETLKARQSLSSSQRSDAACQPKDLSSAAPVSLSMCLPDTPEPSSTTSDLETRASGRPQREDADKGTQSSDHTPPPRASSGSVSHLSVFPCLCCHRSLQTCSQILSHQQGTDSPFSHSHHPFHHHHCPMTSCLPCPQLARSHAPQLSGTFPCLPCQHSFPTCTQACHHQHRQTQQQQEERGRPATTMLSLHPCMHCSASFSRPSQLLQHQRSEHALKPSGFLCTECGRAFNSHSNLRIHLNVHTGARPYTCSDCGKSFSQSGALKIHRRIHTGERPYTCGFCGRGFPHLAGVRAHQRTHTGEKPYCCSQCGKCFTQSGALKIHMRIHTGERPFICSFCGKGFSNRSGIRFHYRTVHGLAPEHAGEAGAGRGYPPGRPRTFPPASVGLNTPDSNSHTAPNSREPPASTAAHPGNESKSQSEGANPGGSREGLLYACEDCGLRFKDAPSRNRHQTVMHYSSEEREAEGQRKELSTNETVRDNGGE
- the si:ch211-79k12.2 gene encoding zinc finger protein 2 homolog isoform X4, coding for MDKEKSSDTRAQCSWMEMHQFIGDLLTSGNALKDQPDVLMNAAWGVAAAAGGGGDALRFKAASLEPPQQQPPRPARDKSEVGQIQPGAPQRKGETRARREDVHNACTCPGCPYSTSSFETLKARQSLSSSQRSDAACQPKDLSSAAPVSLSMCLPDTPEPSSTTSDLETRASGRPQREDADKGTQSSDHTPPPRASSGSVSHLSVFPCLCCHRSLQTCSQILSHQQGTDSPFSHSHHPFHHHHCPMTSCLPCPQLARSHAPQLSGTFPCLPCQHSFPTCTQACHHQHRQTQQQQEERGRPATTMLSLHPCMHCSASFSRPSQLLQHQRSEHALKPSGFLCTECGRAFNSHSNLRIHLNVHTGARPYTCSDCGKSFSQSGALKIHRRIHTGERPYTCGFCGRGFPHLAGVRAHQRTHTGEKPYCCSQCGKCFTQSGALKIHMRIHTGERPFICSFCGKGFSNRSGIRFHYRTVHGLAPEHAGEAGAGRGYPPGRPRTFPPASVGLNTPDSNSHTAPNSREPPASTAAHPGNESKSQSEGANPGGSREGLLYACEDCGLRFKDAPSRNRHQTVMHYSSEEREAEGQRKELSTNETVRDNGGE